One genomic segment of Pongo pygmaeus isolate AG05252 chromosome 19, NHGRI_mPonPyg2-v2.0_pri, whole genome shotgun sequence includes these proteins:
- the HIGD1B gene encoding HIG1 domain family member 1B — MSANRRWWVPPDDEDSVSEKLLRKTRESPLVPIGLGGCLVVAAYRIYRLRSRGSTKMSIHLIHTRVAAQACAVGAIMLGAVYTMYSDYVKRMAQDAGEK; from the exons ATGTCTGCTAACAGACGCTGGTGGGTACCACCTGACGACGAAGACAGTGTGTCTGAGAAGCTCCTGAGGAAGACTCGGGAATCTCCGCTGGTGCCTATAG GCTTAGGAGGCTGCTTGGTGGTAGCAGCATACAGGATTTACCGGCTGAGGTCTCGTGGTTCCACCAAGATGTCCATACACCTGATTCACACCCGAGTGGCAGCACAGGCCTGTGCAGTGGGTGCAATCATGCTAG GTGCTGTGTACACAATGTACAGCGATTATGTCAAGAGGATGGCACAGGATGCTGGAGAGAAGTAG